The DNA region GAATGATCACGGGGCCACTCAGATCAGCCTTAATCTCTGCACTTGCCAGTCTGCCTTCCGTCCATTGGATGGCCACTGTGTATGCCCCTCGCGCACGCAGCCCCTCCACACTACCGTGAGCCCATTGTTCAGGCAGCGTCGGCAGCAGATGTATCTCTCCCAAATGGCTTTGTAACAGCATCTCGGCAATGCCCGCAGTACCTCCAAAGTTGCCATCGATCTGAAATGGTGGATGGTCATCGAACAGATTGGGATGGGTGGATCGGGCCAGCAGCGTGCGTACAAACTGATGTGCCAGGTTGCTATCCAGCAATCTCGCATACAGATTGATTAGCCAGGCACAGCTCCATCCCGTATGCCCGCCGCCTTGTGAGATCCGACGTTCGAGTGACACACGTGCAGCTTCCGTCAATTCAGGCGTATGTAACCGGTTGATCTGTTCTCCCGGATAAAGACCATACAGATGGGAGACGTGGCGATGCCCGGGTTCGGACTCGGCAAAATCCTTAAACCATTCCTGCAATTGCCCCTCACTTCCGATTCGGAATGGATACAGCTTGCTCCTTGCTTCACTCCACTCATTCGCCAATTCCTGATCCACATTCAGCAGTTTGGTTGCATCAATGCATCGATCGAACAATTCACGAATCAATGTCATATCCATCGTTGAAGCCATGGAAATGCTGCGAGCCTCACCTTCTTCGGTAAGGAACTTGTTCTCTGGAGAGGTCGATGGAGCTGTAACCAGATATCCGTCCGGCCCCTCCACCAGCCAGTCCAGACAGAAGAGTGCTGCTTCCTTCATGATTGGATACGCACGTTCAGCGAGGAATTGCCGATCATGGGTAAACAGATAGTGCTCCCATAGATGTGAAGTCAGCCACACACCTCCCATCGGCCAAAACGCCCAGCTTGCGTCTCCGCCTGTAGGCGTGGATGTTCTCCAGATATCCACATTATGATGAGCTGTCCAACCGCGCGCTCCGTACAAAATGCGTGCCGTTCTTCTCCCCGTATGGCTTAAATCCTCCAACAAGCCAAACAGCGGTTCATGGCATTCACTCAGATTGCATACTTCTGCCGGCCAGTAATTCATCTCGGTATTAATGTTGATCGTGTAATCACTGTGCCATGGCGGCTCCACCTGATGGTTCCAGATTCCCTGCAGATTGGCAGGTTGGCTTCCCGGCCGTGAACTGCCCATTAACAGATATCTGCCATATTGAAAATAAAGGGCCTCCAAGCCGGGATCATTCGCTCCCGTCTGATAAGCGATTAGCCGTTCGTCGGTAGGCAATTCTGCATTGGCCGATGAGCCGAGATCAATGGTAACGCGTGAGAATAAGGCAGCATGGTCTTTCACATGTCGTTCACGAAGTACTTCCGGGCCATGAGTTATGGCTTTTGTGATCACATCGCTGCATTCTTCTTCCAACAACGCACCCTCTTTCACGGGCATCACATCATAACTTTCAAAGGAAGTCACTGCTGCCAAATAAAAAGTAACCTGATCCGCTCCCTGAACCTGGAGTTTCCCATCTATAACCGATATCTTGGCCTGCTTGCCTTTGGTAGTCGCTGCCAATCGCACAGCATAAGACGTTCCCCGATCTTCTTCATAGATGACAGACTCCGGATGATCTCTGAAATAATTCGATTCAACATGACTCGGACAGCGACTGAACAGTGTAAGTGCATCGCCCGATGTCTGAACGCGATAAGGATGTGGACTGTCCAACGTAACGCTGACGTCTACAGCACCCTCCCGATCAGCAGTAATCGTACAGACCATCAGATCATCCGGTGCGCTGGCATAAACTTCACGCACATAACGAGTCCCTTCATATGAATATTTCGTTGTTGTAATTCCCGTGTTGAGATTAAGCTCCCGCTCGAATTCATCATATGAGATCTTATCCAGTCCAGCGTGCTGCAACTTTAAGTGGCCCATTGGCTGATAAGCTTCCACATCACGGCCCAGCATTTCGCGGTTCAGTAATTCTTCCGCTTCGCTGTATTGCCCAGCCATAATTAATTCTCGAGTCTGCTTCAGGTGACGCTGGCTGCTGTACTGAATGGTGTCACGTGGAAAGCCGGACCACAATGTATCCTCATTAAGCTGGATTTGTTCATCCGCTGCTCCGCCGTACACCATGCCGCCAAGGCGACCATTCCCAATCGGCAGCGCTTCTTCCCATCGGGTTGCCGGTTGGCGATACCACAGGCGATTTTCTTTTGTTGTTTTATTGAATGGGGACATGGATAAACTCCTATTCGTAGATTTATAATTAAAAAAAATAAAACGTTTTCGGTTACTAAAAAAATAAGATATATTGCGATTTTTATAGGACTTATGCTCTTTCCCATTCATACTTAATGCATGTTCAACTGAAAGTGCTTACAGTAAGAAAATTATATTGGATTTCGAAATATGCGTCAATGTTAAACATCACATGGTCAACAAAAAAGACCCTGTCTCAGGGCCTTTTTCTGTAAATCCGCCTATTTACTTAAACTTGCGTTATTTTACGTCTTTACCTGTCCACAGGGACACACGATCCTTAACCCAAACCGTGTACTGTTTCTCCATTTCCACCGCACCCGCATTGTCCAGCTCCGTCAGGAAAGCATCATATACTTTATCGAAGTCTTCCGGTTTGGACAAAACTGCTTCAGGGATACGTTTACGTACAATATCCTGTGTTTTTCGGAACGTTACCTCATAATCGGTACCTGAAGGTACTGGCATGTTGTATGCTGCGCCCCAGTCTTTCAACTGCAAATCATCTTCAGATGGATAGAATTCTTTCCATGTTGTAATGCCATATGCTTTCAACGTCTCTTTCTCTGCAGCAGTATAGCCAGCTTGGATCTGCTCAGGGAAGTTCGTTGTGTAGTAGTTATCTGTGGAATCTTTCACGCCATCACCGTATCTCGCACTGAACACGTTGTACATTCCAATTCCTGTTTCCTTGGTGAAGTTAGAATTGTCATTGGTTTTGCGATCTTGAATATCTTGAGGGATCACCCGTTGACCATTCTCTACGTTGTAGTGTTGGCCTTCAATGCCCCAGTTTCTTAATACCTGGCCTTCGTCTGAAGCGAGCCAGTCCATGAATTTGATAATGCGAACCGGATCTTTGGCAGAAGTTGTGATTCCGATTCCATATCCGTCAAATCCGGTTGGCTGGAACGTATGGTCCACGATATCCTTGTTCAGGGATACAGAGAAGTGAGCATATGTGCTGTCATCTTTGCCAGCTGATTTGAGTGCATTTTCTGCTTCTTGATAATTCCATTCCTGGTCAATCAGACCGAGCACACGGCCACTTGCGATTTTGGACTTATATTGGTCATCCTTTTGGACAAATGTATCCTTGTCCAGCAGTCCTTCATTGTACATTTTGTTCAACCAACGGAAGTATTCCTTCTCCTCTGGACGTTTGTAGTGAAGCATCGCTTCATACGTTTCAGGATTGATATAATATTCTCCATCATCCGGAGCTCCCGTAGCTTGGAAGGCCGGGTTTGTTACCGTAATCATAATTTTCCAATCATCGGCATTCAGCGTCAATGGAATGGTCGGCTGACCGTCAATCGTCGGGTGCTTTTTCACATACTCTTTCAATACATTCTCGTAATCCTCAAGCGTTTTCACTTCAGGGTAACCGAGCTCTTTCAATACCTTTTGCTGAATTTCGAATCCACCTGTTGCGTCAAACGCTACATTATCTACACCCATATTGGTTGGGATGGTATAAATGGCCTGATCTTCCGAACTGTATTTCAGTCGGTTCATCTGGTCCCCATATATTTTTTTCAGGTTTGGAGCATGCTCCTCAATCAGATCCGTCAGGTCAAGCATCGCGCCTGCATCTACAAGTTTTGACAAGTTACCTTTAGGGAAAACGATATCAGGAAAATCACCGCTGGCAGCCATAAGCGCAATCTTTTGGTCGCCACCATTGTTAACATCGTACTCAGCCTCAATTGTAACGCCTGTTTTCTTGGTAATCTCTTTACCGACTGCATCCTGCATCTTGTTCCAGGTTGGACTTGCATCCGCACCAAAGAATGTGATGGTAACCGGTTCGGTTCCACTGGATTCCGAGGTTTCTTTACTTCCTGAATTTCCGCAGCCAGCTGTAACCAGCATTGCACTTGCGAGCATTAACATTGCAAACGTCTTAGGTGTATTGCCTTTCATTTTGCCTCTCATTGTCTAGTCCCCCTATTATTTATGAAGGTTTTATCTGTATAACAGGCTTTAAGCCTGAGGATACCGCTGCAAGACGCATTTCTGTATGCGCTTACCGAAAATAAATTTGTACACTTTTTAATCAAAACCTAACTCACAACAACTTTCTTCCAACATCCGTAAAACGTTTTCGGAAACTTGTTTAAAACGCTTACTGAAAGTGCTTACATCATAGATTATATGCCATTCGACTTCTTTCGTCAACAACAAAAAAGGCCCCTTTTGAAGGACCTTTCTTGCAATGAAAATGATCATATATTATGCGTTATTTTCACTATTATTTCACGTCTTTACCTGTCCACAGAGCTACACGTTCTTTAATCCAAATGGTATATTGTTTCTCCATGTCTACCGCACCTGCTTTGTCCAGTTCAGCCAAGAGATTATCATAAACTTTGTCGAAGTCGGCAGGTTTGGCCAGAATGGCTTCAGGAATCCGTTTACGGACAATATCCTGTGTTTTCTGGAAGGTTACGTTGTAATCCGTATCCGAAGGTACTGGCATGTTATAAGCGGCGCCCCAATCTTTCAGCTTCAAATCCTCTTCAGAAGGATAGAAATCTTTCCATGTTGTAATACCATATGCTTTCAACGTTTCCTTCTCAGCAGCAGTATACCCTGCCTGGATCTGTTCTGGGAAGTTCGTTGTATAGTAGTTACCCGTAGGATCTTTTACCCCATCCCCATATCTTGCGCTGAAAATGTTGTACATCCCGATACCTGTTTCTTTGGTGAACGCCGAGTTGTCATTGACTTTGCGGTCCTGCACATCTGCAGGAATGACACGTTTGCCATTTTCAACGTTGTAGTGTTTACCTTCGATTCCCCAGTTTCTCAACACCTGGCCTTCATCTGAAGCAAGCCAATCCATAAATTTGATAATGCGTACAGGGTCTTTCGCCGTTGTGGAAATACCGATGCCATATCCGTCAAATCCGGTTGGCTGGAACGTGTGGTCCACGATGTCTTTGTTCAGGGATACAGAGAAGTGAGCGTACGTATTCTCCCCATTGTTCACAGATTTCAAAGCGTTCTCAGCTTCGCCATAGTTCCATTCCTGGTCAATCAGACCCAGTACGCGACCACTCGCAATTTTGGATTTGTATTGATCATCCTTCTGTACAAAGGCATCTTTATCGAGAATTCCTTCATTGTACATTTTGTTCAACCAGCGGAAGTATTCCTTCTCCTCTGGACGTTTGTAGTGAAGCATCGCTTCATAGGTTTCAGGGTTAATGTAATATTCCCCGTCATCCGGTCCACCCGTTGCCTGGAAAGCTGGATTCGTTACCGTAATCATAATCTTCCAGTCATCGGCATTCAGCGTCAACGGGATCGTTGGCTGACCATCAATGGTTGGATGCTTCTTATAATATTCTTTCAGAACTTTCTCGTAATCCTCCAACGTCTTCACTTCGGGGTATCCGAGCTCCTTCAATACCTTCTGCTGGATTTCGAATCCGCCTGTTGCATCAAACGCCACATTATCTACACCCATGTTGGTCGGGATCGTGTAAATGGATTGATCTTCCAGACTATATTTCAGGCGATTCATCTGGTTCCCATAGATTTTCTTCAAATTGGGTGCATGTTTCTCAATCAGATCGGTCAGGTCAAGCATTGCGCCTGCATCCACAAGCTTAGACAAGTTACCTTTAGGATAGATGATATCAGGGTAATCACCGCTGGCAGCCATCAAAGGTATCTTCTGGTCGCCACCATTATTCACATCATACTCGGCCTCAATTGTAACACCTGTTTGTTTGGTAATCTCCTGGCCGACTGCGTCCTTCATGTTGTTCCAGTTTGGACTTGCGTCAGCACCAAAGAACGTAAAGGTAATTGGACTGGTGGTATCCCCTGTGTCCGTTGGTGTCTCTGAAGCCGTAGTTCCTCCGCCACCGCTGCACCCCGCTGTAATAGCAAGAGCGCTGGCTAACAGAAGCATGGCGAATGTTTTTGGTGTTTTGCCCTTCATGTGTAATCCCCCTTATGGATAAAATGAAGCTATCTATTGTAGAACAGGCTGACCTGCACATACCGTAGTCGAATGATTCCGATTGTAAAATGTTTGATTTTATAACATAAAAAGCGTTTTCTAAATGATGTGAAAATCACTCACTCTATTCCGCATTTCGAGTAATCAATCCTTGCTTCTTTTTGACTGAAGAGATTCGTTCACATGATTGATACACCAGTAATGAAAGTGCTTTCATAATTGAATAATAATACCTCTCCAATCCCTTGTCAATAGTGATTTTGCAAAATATAAAACGTTTTAGGTATAAAAAAGAACCCAGATGCCTGGGTTCTTCCTCTCAAAAAATTCAACTTGCTAAAACGAATTACTTGCTCGCTTCACCACTCCACAATTTCACACGGTTTTGTACCAGTTCAGTGTATTGCTGTTCCATTTTCTCCGCACCGGCTTTATTCAGTTCGGCAATCATCCCATCATAGATGGAATCGAATTGATCAGGGGAACTGAGTATCGCTTCTGGAACCCGTTTACGGATAATATCTTGTGTTTTTTGGAAAATAACATTGTAGTCCGAGTCACCAGGCGTCGGCATATTGTACGCTGCTCCCCATAGTTTAACCGGAAATTCATCTTCACTAGGGAACAGATCTTTCCATGTTGTTGCGCCGTATGCTTTGAGTGTTTCTTTCTCCACATCGGAATAGGCCGCTACAATCTGTTCAGGGAAGTTCGTTGTATAATAGTTACCCGTTGAATCCTTCACACCATCTCCGTAGTGACCAGCCATATTGGTGTAGAGACCAATACCTGTTTCCTTTTGGAATACGGCCGCATTGTTTATTTTTTGATCCAGCACATCAGCAGGGATCACACGTTTGCCATCCTTCACTTCGTACTGTTTGCCTTCAATCCCCCAGTTCATCAGCACTTGGCCTTCTTCAGAAGCCAGGTAATCAAAGAATTTGATTGTACGAACCGGGTCCGGGTTCGTTGTTGTAATGCCTACACCCCAGCCGGATACAAAGCCAGGATCCTGATAGGAATGATCTTTGATGTCTTTGGACAATGTTACAGGGAAGTGAGAATAGGTCGCTTCATCCTTGCCGGCAGATTTCAAAGCATTCTCTGCATCAGAGTATCCCCAATCCTGGTCAATGACACCAAGTACACGTCCGCTTGCGATTTTGGATTTGTATTGATCTGTTTTTTGTACGAAGCTGTCCTGATCAAGCAATCCTTCGCTGTACATATGGTTCAACCAACGGAAATACTCTTTTTCCTCTGGACGTTTGTAGTGAAGCATGGCTTCATACGTCTCTGGATTGATGTAGTATTCACCGTCATCCGGAGCGCCTGTTGCCTGGAAGGCCGGATTCGTTACGGTAATCATGATTCTCCAGTCATCTGCGTCCAGGGATAACGGAATCGTTGGCTGACCATCAATCGTTGGATGTTTCTCCTTATATGCCTTCAACACATTTTCATAATCCTGGAGCGTACGAACCTCAGGGTATCCCAGCTCTTTCAATACACGATGCTGAATACCAAATCCGCCGCCTGCATCAAAGTACTTCTGATCTACCGCATAGTACGTCGGCAGTACATAAATGGCCTGATCTTCATTGCTGTATTTCAACCGGTCCATGTAATTACCATACAGCTTCTTCAGATTGGGAGCATATTGATCGATCAGGTCTGTCAGATCCAACATGGCTCCGGCATCCACGAGCTTGCTCAGCTCTCCTTTGGGTGACACGATATCGGGATAATCTCCACTCGCTGCCATTAAAGATACTTTATCCTGACCGCCGCTGACGGCAAATTCACCATTGAGGGTTACACCTGTTTTCTCCGTTAGTACTTGGCCTACCTCATCTTTCATGCCGTTCCAGTTCGGACTGGGATCCACGCTAAAAAAGCTGAATGTGATCGGAGACGTATCACCGCTTGTGTCCTTAAACGACGTTTCGCCGCTATTTCCTCCACCGCAGCCTGCAAGTAAGGACATCGCAAGCACTGGAGCCAGTGCAATCTTCATTTTGAACCTTGCCATAATGGTAATCCTCCCTGATTCATATGTCTGTCTTATCCGGGACTTTTTGTCCCTGTCTATAGCTTCATGGATACCGCTCCGCAGCCCTATACGGTGAAGCGCAGACCAATTGGCTGCGCTTCGGGCATCCTGATGCTTTTTTTAAATGTACGGTCGCTCTATGTGGCAACCTGTACAAACTTGTTTATGCCTTTACTGCACCCAATGTCATACCACCCACAAAATATTTTTGCAGGAATGGATACACAATCAGGATTGGAACCGTAACAACGATCGTGATCGCCATTTTGATGGATTCCGGTGAAATCTGTGTCATCTGCTGAGCCATATCATTGGCGTTACGTCCGGCACCCGAGCCTTGCTGCGTACTTTGCAGTACTTTCATCAGCTCGTACTGGAGTGTTGTCAGATGAGCCTTCGATCCATTATACAGATACGTATCAAACCAAGCATTCCACTGGCCAACTGCCAGGAACAACGCGATGGTTGCAAGTACCGGTTTACAGAGTGGCAAAATAATTTTGTAATAGATTTTAAAGTCGTTCGCACCATCCAGCTTCGCGGATTCCTGCAAGGCATACGGCAGGCCATCAATGAATGAACGGATGATGAATACGTTAAATGCACTGATCATACCTGGCAATACGTATACCCAGAATGTACCAATCAGATGCAGGTCACGCATCAGGATGTACACCGGAATCAGACCACCGGAGAAATACATCGTGAGTGCAAGTGTAGTGGATACAAATTTTCTCAGCTTGAAGTCCGGACGACTCAGTGTAAATGCGATCATCGAGGAACTGATCAAACCGAGCACAGTACCAACAATGGTACGCAGAATGGAAATCTGCAAACCTTGCAGCAATCCATCATATTGGAAGATGGTTTTGTAATTTTGCAATGTGAATTCGCGAGGCCACAAGTAAATTCCGCCACGGACGGTATCTGTCGAGTTATTGAGCGAGATAGCCAGTACGTTCAGGAATGGATACAGTGTTACAATCAGCACCAGGGTCATCGCGAGGATGTTGAATATATCGAACAGCTTATCGCCCCGAGTAGCATTGAATGCTTTGTTCGCCATAATGTCGTCCCCTCCCTACATGATGCTTTCTTTGGTGAATTTTTTGAACAATCCGTTCGCCGTAAACAGAAGGATAATACTGACAACGGAGTTGAATATGCCTATGGCCGTACCGTATGAGAATCGTCCCATATTCAAACCATAATTAAGCGCATATAGGTCCAGCACTTCCGAGTAGTCTAATACCAGACTGTTTTGCAGCAAGAACTGCTTCTCGAAACCGATACTGATCAGATGCCCGATCGACATGATGAAAAGTACGGAAATCGTGGTCCGTATGCCAGGCAGCGTAATGTGCCACATTTGTCTCCAACGGTTCGCTCCATCCACACGGGATGCTTCATAAAGCTCTTGGTCAATACCCGTAATGGCTGCGAGATAGATAATGGCATTCCAGCCCGTTTCTTTCCACATATCTGAAGCGGTTACAATGTACCAGAACAGGTTCCCCTTGGCCATGAATTGGATCGGCTGGTCGATAATGTTTAGGTTTACCAAAATGTCATTGATAATCCCTCCATCAGTGGAGAGCATCTTGGTAATAATCCCTGCCACAACGACCCAGGATACAAAGTGAGGCAGATAGGATACGGTTTGCACTGCACGCTTAAAGAACATGCCTCTCATCTCATTCAAGAGAATCGCAAAGAAAATAGGCACGATAAAACCGACAACCAGTCCCATCAAGCTCATTGCAAGCGTATTCCGAAGTACCAGATAGAAACGATCATCACTGAACAATTCTACAAAGTGTTTAAAACCAACCCACTGTTGATCGCCAAACGATCTGGCTGGTTTATAATTTTGGAAAGCCATCGTCCATCCCCATAGTGGCAGATAGTTAAATACAAAAACCCAAACTACGAATGGCAATGACATGAGATAAAGATACTTTTGCTGTTTCATGCTGTCCCAAATTCTGTTCCGCCGTTTCTGTGTTGGCGGCTTGGGGTCACTGCTTCTTTTCGCGGAAGCGGATTTTTTTGTTAGCGTTTCCATCTCCGTTCCCCCTCCTCTGTTTTATAAATTAATCATACCCGATAGAGCGTTTTCAAAATACCATCTGGATTTTAGAGAAAATCATATAAAAATTAGATATCTCCCCTTATAATCCGATATTATTTCTTCCGAATCAGTGATTTTGACGCCATCTCCTATTAATAATTGAAAATAAAAGGGAAATATATTCCAAAATGGGAATTTACGAAAACGTTTTATAGAAATCGGTTACTTTGTCAACAACAGCAAAAGAAAAAGGACCTCAGCGGTCCTTTGGTTCAGAGGGCAAAACGGATGGTGTTTAACTTCACAATGCCCAGCAGTTCGCCTACAGATATGGAATAATCGGGATGAAACTGATCTCCGAGCAGATATGAGATCATCTCTTGAAACAAGTAAGCTACCTCGGGTCGTTTCATTAATGATATATTCGTAAAGGGCAATGAGGATACGAGTAATTTTCCCTTTCCCACCTTTGCCTCAAAGGCATAGGTAAGACGCTTCCCTCGGTGAAAATGATCGATCACTTCAATGAGTGGCTGTACACCATCCAATGTATCCAGACATATGGCTGG from Paenibacillus sp. JNUCC-31 includes:
- a CDS encoding glycoside hydrolase family 95 protein, which translates into the protein MSPFNKTTKENRLWYRQPATRWEEALPIGNGRLGGMVYGGAADEQIQLNEDTLWSGFPRDTIQYSSQRHLKQTRELIMAGQYSEAEELLNREMLGRDVEAYQPMGHLKLQHAGLDKISYDEFERELNLNTGITTTKYSYEGTRYVREVYASAPDDLMVCTITADREGAVDVSVTLDSPHPYRVQTSGDALTLFSRCPSHVESNYFRDHPESVIYEEDRGTSYAVRLAATTKGKQAKISVIDGKLQVQGADQVTFYLAAVTSFESYDVMPVKEGALLEEECSDVITKAITHGPEVLRERHVKDHAALFSRVTIDLGSSANAELPTDERLIAYQTGANDPGLEALYFQYGRYLLMGSSRPGSQPANLQGIWNHQVEPPWHSDYTININTEMNYWPAEVCNLSECHEPLFGLLEDLSHTGRRTARILYGARGWTAHHNVDIWRTSTPTGGDASWAFWPMGGVWLTSHLWEHYLFTHDRQFLAERAYPIMKEAALFCLDWLVEGPDGYLVTAPSTSPENKFLTEEGEARSISMASTMDMTLIRELFDRCIDATKLLNVDQELANEWSEARSKLYPFRIGSEGQLQEWFKDFAESEPGHRHVSHLYGLYPGEQINRLHTPELTEAARVSLERRISQGGGHTGWSCAWLINLYARLLDSNLAHQFVRTLLARSTHPNLFDDHPPFQIDGNFGGTAGIAEMLLQSHLGEIHLLPTLPEQWAHGSVEGLRARGAYTVAIQWTEGRLASAEIKADLSGPVIIRSAYPLRVEGNEQATAQLTPQDDYVVILTMTAGQTIRVSS
- a CDS encoding ABC transporter substrate-binding protein; protein product: MRGKMKGNTPKTFAMLMLASAMLVTAGCGNSGSKETSESSGTEPVTITFFGADASPTWNKMQDAVGKEITKKTGVTIEAEYDVNNGGDQKIALMAASGDFPDIVFPKGNLSKLVDAGAMLDLTDLIEEHAPNLKKIYGDQMNRLKYSSEDQAIYTIPTNMGVDNVAFDATGGFEIQQKVLKELGYPEVKTLEDYENVLKEYVKKHPTIDGQPTIPLTLNADDWKIMITVTNPAFQATGAPDDGEYYINPETYEAMLHYKRPEEKEYFRWLNKMYNEGLLDKDTFVQKDDQYKSKIASGRVLGLIDQEWNYQEAENALKSAGKDDSTYAHFSVSLNKDIVDHTFQPTGFDGYGIGITTSAKDPVRIIKFMDWLASDEGQVLRNWGIEGQHYNVENGQRVIPQDIQDRKTNDNSNFTKETGIGMYNVFSARYGDGVKDSTDNYYTTNFPEQIQAGYTAAEKETLKAYGITTWKEFYPSEDDLQLKDWGAAYNMPVPSGTDYEVTFRKTQDIVRKRIPEAVLSKPEDFDKVYDAFLTELDNAGAVEMEKQYTVWVKDRVSLWTGKDVK
- a CDS encoding ABC transporter substrate-binding protein, with translation MKGKTPKTFAMLLLASALAITAGCSGGGGTTASETPTDTGDTTSPITFTFFGADASPNWNNMKDAVGQEITKQTGVTIEAEYDVNNGGDQKIPLMAASGDYPDIIYPKGNLSKLVDAGAMLDLTDLIEKHAPNLKKIYGNQMNRLKYSLEDQSIYTIPTNMGVDNVAFDATGGFEIQQKVLKELGYPEVKTLEDYEKVLKEYYKKHPTIDGQPTIPLTLNADDWKIMITVTNPAFQATGGPDDGEYYINPETYEAMLHYKRPEEKEYFRWLNKMYNEGILDKDAFVQKDDQYKSKIASGRVLGLIDQEWNYGEAENALKSVNNGENTYAHFSVSLNKDIVDHTFQPTGFDGYGIGISTTAKDPVRIIKFMDWLASDEGQVLRNWGIEGKHYNVENGKRVIPADVQDRKVNDNSAFTKETGIGMYNIFSARYGDGVKDPTGNYYTTNFPEQIQAGYTAAEKETLKAYGITTWKDFYPSEEDLKLKDWGAAYNMPVPSDTDYNVTFQKTQDIVRKRIPEAILAKPADFDKVYDNLLAELDKAGAVDMEKQYTIWIKERVALWTGKDVK
- a CDS encoding ABC transporter substrate-binding protein, with amino-acid sequence MARFKMKIALAPVLAMSLLAGCGGGNSGETSFKDTSGDTSPITFSFFSVDPSPNWNGMKDEVGQVLTEKTGVTLNGEFAVSGGQDKVSLMAASGDYPDIVSPKGELSKLVDAGAMLDLTDLIDQYAPNLKKLYGNYMDRLKYSNEDQAIYVLPTYYAVDQKYFDAGGGFGIQHRVLKELGYPEVRTLQDYENVLKAYKEKHPTIDGQPTIPLSLDADDWRIMITVTNPAFQATGAPDDGEYYINPETYEAMLHYKRPEEKEYFRWLNHMYSEGLLDQDSFVQKTDQYKSKIASGRVLGVIDQDWGYSDAENALKSAGKDEATYSHFPVTLSKDIKDHSYQDPGFVSGWGVGITTTNPDPVRTIKFFDYLASEEGQVLMNWGIEGKQYEVKDGKRVIPADVLDQKINNAAVFQKETGIGLYTNMAGHYGDGVKDSTGNYYTTNFPEQIVAAYSDVEKETLKAYGATTWKDLFPSEDEFPVKLWGAAYNMPTPGDSDYNVIFQKTQDIIRKRVPEAILSSPDQFDSIYDGMIAELNKAGAEKMEQQYTELVQNRVKLWSGEASK
- a CDS encoding carbohydrate ABC transporter permease; amino-acid sequence: MANKAFNATRGDKLFDIFNILAMTLVLIVTLYPFLNVLAISLNNSTDTVRGGIYLWPREFTLQNYKTIFQYDGLLQGLQISILRTIVGTVLGLISSSMIAFTLSRPDFKLRKFVSTTLALTMYFSGGLIPVYILMRDLHLIGTFWVYVLPGMISAFNVFIIRSFIDGLPYALQESAKLDGANDFKIYYKIILPLCKPVLATIALFLAVGQWNAWFDTYLYNGSKAHLTTLQYELMKVLQSTQQGSGAGRNANDMAQQMTQISPESIKMAITIVVTVPILIVYPFLQKYFVGGMTLGAVKA
- a CDS encoding ABC transporter permease, coding for METLTKKSASAKRSSDPKPPTQKRRNRIWDSMKQQKYLYLMSLPFVVWVFVFNYLPLWGWTMAFQNYKPARSFGDQQWVGFKHFVELFSDDRFYLVLRNTLAMSLMGLVVGFIVPIFFAILLNEMRGMFFKRAVQTVSYLPHFVSWVVVAGIITKMLSTDGGIINDILVNLNIIDQPIQFMAKGNLFWYIVTASDMWKETGWNAIIYLAAITGIDQELYEASRVDGANRWRQMWHITLPGIRTTISVLFIMSIGHLISIGFEKQFLLQNSLVLDYSEVLDLYALNYGLNMGRFSYGTAIGIFNSVVSIILLFTANGLFKKFTKESIM